The following are encoded together in the Bradymonas sediminis genome:
- a CDS encoding matrixin family metalloprotease, with protein sequence MIKNSPMNYLRHILALCTVLACLMVAPSAFAYQFMASDRCPNGATWSSNRQPLNYYINQNGVSTVPMTSLSRIIQDSFNAWSEPCCSGFSANYRGTTHLGSPNSNREMVLTFEENNWPAQMGNVNVTVAVTLFQASNDCSIYAAPILYNAVKFDFCTSGNNCTDLQSITTHEIGHSLGLNHSNHADATMYYAYTGGTSARTLSPDDIAGVCTLYPDNSCNCATDRDCDSGEVCNNGQCEKMRCTSDLMCPYGQACNVASGDCVQPTCAADYQCVDGFNCENNRCVSSCPTCRECRTHAECGSNAWCAMLTAGSNVGSCMNFCAQDGSCPGDSRCFRTPFALSSSGACNPGSCQPGEECVPDTDNGYTCVTKCNTNADCGTNQLCMDMGMKVCIETSLLCLNPDAAETGAICPDQYTCMPGSGGGTANSPEPVPAIIPGSAPPPPGTIPDAGPTPDIGEENNFGGDTGVTPDIGGERDADDALNDPNQIDAEFHELHGGCGCSSTPLQDEVPGSLMLLGAFGLGILWKRKR encoded by the coding sequence ATGATTAAGAACTCACCCATGAATTATCTTCGCCACATCCTGGCCCTGTGCACCGTGCTCGCCTGCCTGATGGTCGCCCCCAGCGCATTTGCCTATCAATTTATGGCCAGCGACCGCTGCCCCAACGGCGCTACCTGGTCATCAAACCGCCAGCCGCTTAATTATTATATCAACCAAAACGGCGTGAGCACGGTTCCGATGACCAGCTTGTCGCGGATCATCCAAGACTCCTTCAACGCCTGGAGCGAGCCTTGCTGCTCGGGATTCTCGGCCAACTACCGCGGCACAACCCACCTGGGCTCGCCCAATAGCAACCGCGAGATGGTGCTCACTTTCGAGGAGAATAATTGGCCCGCCCAGATGGGCAACGTCAACGTGACCGTCGCGGTCACGCTTTTCCAGGCGAGCAACGACTGCTCCATCTATGCGGCGCCGATCCTTTATAACGCCGTTAAGTTCGACTTTTGCACCAGCGGCAACAATTGCACCGACCTTCAGAGCATCACGACCCACGAAATCGGGCATAGCTTAGGCCTGAACCACAGCAACCACGCCGACGCCACGATGTATTACGCCTATACAGGCGGCACGAGCGCGCGCACGCTCTCCCCAGACGACATCGCGGGGGTCTGCACACTGTACCCTGACAATAGCTGCAACTGCGCCACGGATCGCGATTGCGACAGCGGCGAGGTTTGTAATAACGGGCAATGCGAAAAAATGCGCTGCACAAGCGACCTGATGTGCCCATACGGACAGGCATGTAACGTCGCCAGCGGCGACTGCGTGCAGCCCACTTGTGCCGCAGACTACCAATGCGTCGACGGGTTCAACTGCGAAAACAATCGCTGCGTTTCGTCGTGCCCGACCTGCCGCGAGTGCAGAACACACGCCGAATGCGGCAGCAACGCATGGTGCGCGATGCTCACGGCAGGCTCCAATGTCGGCAGCTGCATGAATTTTTGCGCTCAGGACGGCAGTTGCCCCGGCGACTCCAGATGCTTCCGCACCCCCTTCGCGTTGAGCAGCAGCGGCGCGTGCAACCCGGGCTCATGCCAGCCTGGTGAGGAATGCGTCCCCGACACCGACAATGGCTATACCTGTGTGACCAAGTGCAACACGAACGCAGACTGTGGGACCAACCAACTATGCATGGATATGGGCATGAAAGTCTGCATCGAAACCAGCCTGCTCTGCCTGAACCCCGACGCCGCCGAAACCGGCGCGATTTGCCCCGACCAATATACCTGCATGCCGGGGAGTGGCGGCGGCACGGCGAACTCGCCGGAGCCCGTCCCGGCGATCATCCCCGGGTCGGCGCCCCCTCCGCCCGGGACGATTCCCGACGCCGGCCCCACCCCCGATATTGGCGAAGAGAATAATTTCGGCGGTGATACCGGAGTCACGCCTGATATTGGGGGCGAGCGCGACGCTGACGATGCGCTCAATGACCCGAATCAAATCGACGCCGAATTCCATGAACTTCACGGAGGATGCGGCTGCTCCAGCACCCCACTCCAAGATGAAGTCCCCGGCAGCTTGATGCTCCTGGGCGCGTTTGGTCTCGGCATCCTGTGGAAGCGCAAGCGCTAA
- a CDS encoding MBL fold metallo-hydrolase, giving the protein MKQVTFEALSGASEIGANAYLIAAGGRRILLDAGAREPGKAKTPPAPEWVQKIEAPDACWISHAHWDHLGGLSALKARFPRLPCFCAPSTRQLAKVALKRGRARDAALATQLNTIVSREYFDPLRFSMPTASSGADSGERVKFRAMSFPAGHIAGAELLLLEVDQGGARPFRILYTGDFCGHDQVLRSGALFPRGSADFPIDIMLMEGVLATQKAQDAVDYAAQMAGLCEVVGRAAGRPALVGVARLGCGAEVVAGLLDAGVAHLVHEALEEITRIAFKAAGRAEDLSRLRFVGERGCARALLAGEAVVAPGEQFGRGTPAGRLLQGVVEKPEATVILLNRAYPKSVAGKLLKASKASKVPQFRLGKQEVRAQIAHFLLPNHAPRRQLIDAVLAVNPARLLLVHGHRSQLFSLKRAIEKAGFSGQIDVPENGERLRLL; this is encoded by the coding sequence ATGAAACAGGTCACCTTCGAAGCCCTCTCTGGCGCCAGTGAGATCGGCGCGAACGCCTATCTTATCGCGGCGGGCGGTCGGCGCATCCTATTGGACGCCGGTGCGCGTGAGCCGGGCAAAGCGAAAACTCCCCCCGCGCCTGAATGGGTTCAAAAGATTGAGGCGCCGGATGCCTGCTGGATAAGCCACGCGCATTGGGACCACCTCGGGGGGCTTAGCGCCCTGAAGGCGCGCTTCCCGCGGCTGCCATGCTTTTGCGCGCCCAGCACCCGCCAGCTCGCAAAGGTCGCGCTCAAGCGCGGCAGGGCGCGCGACGCGGCGCTGGCCACTCAGTTAAATACAATCGTGTCGCGCGAATATTTCGACCCGCTGCGATTTTCGATGCCTACGGCGTCCTCTGGTGCAGACAGCGGGGAAAGGGTGAAGTTCCGGGCGATGAGCTTTCCGGCCGGGCATATCGCCGGGGCCGAGCTGCTCTTGCTCGAGGTTGATCAGGGGGGCGCGCGTCCGTTTCGCATCCTCTATACGGGGGATTTTTGCGGTCACGACCAAGTCCTCCGAAGCGGGGCGCTCTTCCCGCGGGGGAGCGCGGATTTCCCCATTGATATCATGCTGATGGAGGGCGTGCTCGCCACTCAAAAGGCGCAGGATGCGGTGGATTATGCGGCGCAGATGGCCGGGCTTTGCGAGGTGGTTGGGCGAGCAGCGGGGCGGCCGGCGCTGGTCGGCGTGGCACGGCTGGGGTGCGGGGCCGAGGTGGTCGCGGGGCTGCTCGACGCAGGCGTCGCGCATCTGGTCCACGAGGCGCTCGAGGAGATTACCCGGATTGCGTTTAAGGCGGCCGGGCGCGCCGAAGACCTGTCGCGGCTTCGCTTCGTCGGCGAGCGCGGGTGTGCGCGGGCTCTGCTGGCGGGCGAGGCGGTAGTGGCACCGGGTGAGCAATTCGGTCGCGGCACGCCAGCCGGGCGCCTGCTTCAGGGCGTGGTCGAGAAGCCCGAGGCGACGGTGATTCTGCTAAACCGCGCCTATCCCAAGTCGGTGGCAGGGAAGCTCTTGAAGGCGTCGAAGGCGTCAAAGGTGCCCCAATTTAGGCTCGGGAAGCAGGAGGTGCGCGCGCAAATCGCGCATTTCCTCCTGCCCAACCACGCCCCGCGCCGCCAACTCATCGACGCCGTGCTCGCCGTGAATCCGGCGCGCCTGCTGCTGGTCCACGGCCATCGCTCGCAGCTTTTTTCGCTTAAGAGAGCCATCGAAAAGGCCGGGTTTAGCGGCCAGATCGATGTGCCCGAAAACGGTGAGCGATTGCGCCTGCTCTAA
- a CDS encoding tetratricopeptide repeat protein: protein MTAPNKRGIQLSWQRGLLPMSLLILFVLRFGLGAPLWVISIFLLWIPIFYIVLPMLVRRKWARFDKEFARQFQKGEYKALLIYYRDQWFLRKFGPKAEMLGKLGLIYSAMHQYREAEDALEKAIDHSHKSQRDKLYFNLAGVKYELGRYEDAEQILKSLRVNSPYGHSAKTQLALIDLRRGRRTQAARAFLEKKLPRTNGEVKIRIERALAEC from the coding sequence ATGACGGCCCCCAACAAACGCGGAATTCAACTAAGTTGGCAGCGCGGACTGCTCCCGATGAGCCTGCTCATCCTCTTCGTGCTGCGCTTTGGCCTCGGCGCACCGCTCTGGGTTATCTCGATTTTCCTGCTCTGGATTCCCATCTTCTATATCGTGCTGCCGATGCTCGTGCGACGCAAATGGGCCCGGTTTGACAAGGAGTTCGCGCGCCAATTCCAAAAGGGCGAATATAAGGCGCTGTTGATCTACTATCGGGACCAGTGGTTTTTGCGAAAATTCGGCCCCAAGGCCGAAATGCTCGGAAAACTCGGGCTGATCTACTCGGCGATGCACCAATATCGCGAGGCCGAAGACGCCCTGGAAAAAGCAATCGACCACTCCCACAAATCGCAGCGGGACAAATTATATTTCAACCTGGCCGGGGTGAAATACGAGTTGGGGCGCTATGAGGACGCGGAGCAAATCTTAAAATCGCTGCGCGTTAACTCTCCCTACGGCCATTCAGCCAAGACTCAACTCGCCCTGATCGACCTGCGCCGCGGGCGGCGCACCCAAGCGGCGCGCGCGTTTTTGGAGAAAAAACTCCCCCGCACCAACGGTGAAGTCAAAATCAGAATCGAGCGCGCGCTGGCAGAATGTTGA
- a CDS encoding trypsin-like peptidase domain-containing protein — MSSTQGRPKLARCFAAHLTPNAPLAALLSGALLASALFVGGCDTPGADSASSAPAEEATAAPTPAQPAPAQTAQNRPQPALPAATRPASFADLVAEVRPAVVNIYTRQEIRTPGRFNPFSGSRIVPQRRVAESLGSGFIIDAGGQVLTNYHVIKDATEIGVRLFDNRLFKAEVIGTDPKTDVALLQIIGAKSDLPTIKLGDAKDLRVGDWVVAIGNPLGLTSTVTAGIASAIGRHNLPLGGAMSYQDFIQTDASINPGNSGGPLINTQGEVVGINTAVSAEGQGIGFATPINMAVEILEQLQTNGRVERSWLGIYADDVPRRVREELGLPDDISGALVTNVVAGGPAEKVGLKRGDILLRINSQPINDAKHLAWMASNLGIGKTVELEFWHYDAIKRTQLTLGALPN, encoded by the coding sequence ATGAGCAGCACGCAAGGTCGACCGAAGTTGGCGCGATGCTTCGCCGCACATCTGACGCCTAACGCACCTTTGGCGGCGCTGCTCTCTGGCGCACTCCTGGCAAGCGCCCTCTTCGTCGGCGGGTGCGACACCCCCGGCGCGGATTCAGCGTCCAGCGCTCCGGCCGAAGAGGCCACCGCGGCGCCCACCCCGGCACAACCAGCCCCAGCCCAAACAGCACAGAATCGCCCCCAGCCAGCGCTCCCCGCAGCGACGCGCCCGGCGAGCTTCGCCGATCTCGTCGCCGAAGTCCGCCCGGCGGTGGTCAATATTTACACCCGCCAGGAGATCCGCACGCCCGGGCGATTCAACCCATTCTCGGGCTCCCGCATCGTGCCACAACGGCGCGTCGCCGAGAGCCTGGGCTCCGGCTTCATCATCGACGCCGGCGGCCAGGTCCTCACCAATTATCATGTCATCAAAGACGCCACCGAGATCGGCGTGCGCCTCTTTGACAACCGGCTATTTAAGGCCGAAGTCATCGGCACCGACCCCAAGACCGACGTCGCGCTGCTCCAGATTATCGGGGCCAAAAGCGACCTGCCGACCATCAAATTAGGGGACGCCAAAGATCTTCGCGTCGGGGATTGGGTCGTGGCGATCGGCAACCCGCTCGGCCTCACGAGCACCGTCACCGCCGGCATCGCCAGCGCCATCGGCCGCCATAACCTGCCCCTGGGCGGCGCGATGAGCTACCAGGACTTCATCCAGACCGACGCCTCCATCAACCCCGGAAACTCCGGCGGCCCCCTGATCAACACCCAGGGCGAGGTCGTGGGGATCAACACCGCCGTGAGCGCCGAAGGCCAGGGCATCGGCTTCGCCACGCCGATCAATATGGCGGTCGAGATCTTGGAACAACTCCAGACAAACGGCCGCGTGGAGCGCAGTTGGCTGGGCATCTACGCCGACGACGTACCGCGGCGCGTGCGCGAGGAGTTGGGGCTGCCCGACGATATATCGGGCGCGCTTGTCACCAACGTGGTCGCCGGCGGCCCGGCCGAAAAGGTCGGCCTCAAGCGCGGCGATATCCTGCTGCGCATCAACTCACAGCCCATCAACGACGCCAAGCACCTCGCCTGGATGGCGAGCAACCTGGGCATTGGCAAGACGGTGGAGCTCGAGTTCTGGCATTACGACGCCATCAAACGCACCCAACTCACCCTCGGTGCGCTGCCGAATTAG
- a CDS encoding DUF1844 domain-containing protein, with protein sequence MSDDTTDQKSAKHSESAKQQSAADNADATVLGDNAGVHIPSQSKKANDPRHVPADFGSFVVSLGTNCMIHLGHIPHPETQQKAKDMASAKHTIDLLQMLREKTEGNLVDEEIKLINSLIYDLKTAYVQEKKAKN encoded by the coding sequence ATGAGTGACGACACGACCGACCAAAAATCAGCGAAGCACTCGGAATCAGCGAAGCAGCAATCGGCTGCGGATAACGCGGACGCGACCGTTCTTGGAGATAACGCGGGGGTGCATATCCCCTCTCAATCCAAAAAGGCCAACGACCCGCGGCATGTGCCCGCTGATTTTGGCAGCTTTGTGGTGAGCCTTGGCACCAATTGCATGATTCATCTCGGGCATATTCCACACCCCGAGACCCAGCAAAAGGCCAAGGATATGGCCTCGGCCAAGCACACCATCGACCTGCTTCAGATGCTGCGCGAGAAAACCGAGGGCAACCTGGTCGACGAAGAGATTAAGCTAATCAATAGCCTTATCTACGATCTCAAGACTGCCTATGTGCAGGAGAAGAAGGCTAAGAATTAA